The following proteins are co-located in the Noviherbaspirillum sp. UKPF54 genome:
- a CDS encoding flagellar protein FlaG, whose translation MDIKPVGNTAAQPGQRISETGNFAADLPSIAARQAATPVQTVDAVQQPASIPSMNQTHEALKQINDTMKKLSQDLEFTVDEDSERPIVKVVDQQTKEVIRQIPTQEALEIAKALDRVQGLLIRQKA comes from the coding sequence TGGACATCAAACCAGTTGGTAACACCGCCGCCCAGCCAGGGCAACGGATCTCGGAAACAGGGAATTTCGCTGCCGACCTGCCGTCGATCGCAGCAAGGCAGGCCGCCACGCCGGTACAGACAGTCGATGCGGTACAGCAGCCCGCATCGATTCCGTCCATGAATCAGACCCACGAAGCGTTAAAGCAAATAAACGACACAATGAAGAAGTTGTCGCAAGACCTTGAATTCACGGTGGATGAAGACTCCGAGCGACCAATCGTGAAGGTCGTGGATCAGCAAACCAAGGAAGTCATCCGCCAGATTCCGACGCAGGAAGCGCTTGAAATCGCTAAAGCGCTGGACCGGGTGCAAGGCTTGTTAATCAGACAAAAGGCTTGA